In Desulfomicrobium macestii, the DNA window GGCCTTGGTCTCGCCGCGCGTGAAGATGGCCGAGCCGTGGGTGCGGGGCAGAAAACCCACTTCCATGATCAGGGGGCGGACCGTGGTCAGGTCGCGGCCGTCGATGCGGATCTTGTCCTTCATGATGCGCTGGCGGACGATCTTCTTTTCCAGCTTTTCCATGATCTCGCCGACACCCCTGACGCGTTCGGGTGTTTCGGCAAATCTGGCTGCCAGGGCTTCCATCAGATTCTGCTTGACCTTCTTCTTGGCATCGCGGCGATCCATCTTGCCGGGCACTGCCAGGGCTTCGGTCAGGGGCGTGGTGGCGAGTTCGGCCACGACGGCAATCAGTTCCGCGTCCTCGGCCGGGGGAGTGACCGTGAACTTTTCTCTGCCAAGTTCCTTGCGCAGCTCTTCCTGAACATCAAGCAGGGGGCCGAGCTGGGCATGTCCCCAGGCCACGGCTTCGGTCATGATGTCCTCGGACAGGAACTGGGCCCCGCCTTCGACCATGACCACCGCGTCGCGCGAACCGGCCAGGATCATGTTCAACTGGCTTGTGGCGAGCTCGGATGCCGTGGGGTTCAAGAGGAACTGTCCGTCGCGGTAGCCGACGCGGATGGCCGCGATGGGTCCGGCAAAGGGGATCTCGGAGATGTGCAGGGCCGTGGAAGCGCCGAGCATGGCCAGGATGTCGGCGGAGCGCTCCTTGTCCGAGGAGATGACCGTGGCGATGACCTGGATCTCGTTGGTGCAGCCCTTGGGGAAGAGCGGACGGATGGGACGGTCCATGAGCCGGGAGGTCAGGGTCTCGTGTTCGCTGGGGCGGCCCACTTCGCGGCGGAAGTAGTTGCCGGGAACGCGGCCTGCGGAATAGAGCATTTCCTGATAGTTGCAGGTCAGGGGAAGAAAATCCACGACCCGGTCCAGGGCCTGATGGGTGGCCGTGACCAGAACGACGGTGTCGCCCCACTGCACGGTCACGGCGCCGCTGGCCTGGAGCGCGAGCTTGCCGTGTTCGATGATGATTTCACTGTCGCCCATAGGGATGGTGCGTCTGGTGGTCTGAAAAGCTGCCATGATTTGCCTCGTGATGGTTTGGGCACTCCCTGTCGAGGGCAGCGGGCGGCGGGTTTGGTGTTTAGTGCATGGTTCAACCGGGGTTGGGCCATGCACTAAACACAAAACCGCAGGCATGTGATGCTGCCGGGAGCGCGGTTCAAAAAAAGGGCAGGCGGGACCATTGGTCCCGCCTTAAAGCTGTCTACTTGCGCAGACCGAGTTTCGCGATCAGATCGCGGTAACGCTGAATGTCTTTGTTCTTCAGGTAATTCAGAAGCTGTCTGCGTTTGCCGACGAGCTTCAGCAGACCTGTGCGGGAATGGAAGTCCTTCTTGTGACCTTTGAAGTGGTCAGTGAGGTACGTAATCCGTTCGGTCAACAGGGCTACCTGTACTTCAGGAGACCCGGTATCAGTTTCGGTTTTGCCATATTCCTTTACAACTTCAGCCTTGCGTTCAGGGGTTAAGACCACAGCCATATCCTCCGGTTATCATGTTTCTTCCACCTGACCATATCCACTTTGCGAACCAGAGTTTTCAGGCTTGCCAAAGCCCGCGCAGGATGGCCCATGACAGGACTCCCGCGCGCATGCCCGCTTCCATCAGGGCCAGGGGGGCCCTTTCGGCGGAGAGCATGAGAGCCCGGTCCCCTTCCTGGGCCGGATAATCGGGAAAAAGGCTCGTCGGCAGCCATGCCCCATTCTGCACGAGCGCGGCCTGTTCGTGACTGAGCACGAGCTTGGGCCAGTGGGGCAGGGCCTGGGTCATGGGCAGGACAAGCTCATGGAGCTGATCCTTGCTTTCCAGCACTTTTTCCAGATCATGTGCCTGGGCGAGGGTGAACGGGTGGCTTGCCTCCCGCTCCAGTTCGCTGAGCACCGCTCCGCACCCAAGTCGCATCCCCAGGCTGTGGGCCAGGGAGCGGATGTAGGTTCCCGCGGAACAGGTGACTCGAAAATCAAGACTCGGCAGCTCCATGGAGAGCAGCTGCGAATCGAAAATTGTTACATCCTTGACCTTGACCGGAACTTCCTGGCCGGCCCTGTGCAAGGCATACAGGGGCTTGCCCTGGTGCTTGGCCGCCGATACCGGGGGCACTTCCTGGCTGATGGTTCCCTTCCAGCCGAGCACCTCGGCCCGCACTGCATCGGGGTCCAGGTGCTCCCATGGCGCTTCGGCGAGAACCTTGCCTTGCGTATCGTAGCTGTCCGTGGTCTGTCCGAGGATCAGGCGCCCCCGGTAGGTCTTGCGGCCATCGACCAGATAGCCGGCCAGCTTGGTGCCCTGTCCGAGCAGGACCACCAGAACTCCCGTGGCCATGGGGTCGAGGGTACCGGCGTGCCCGATTTTTTTCTGCCCCAGGCGGCGCTTGATCTGATTCAGGCAATCCGCCGAAGTGGGACCTCCCGGTTTATGCAAAACCAGCACCCCGTCAAGTTGTTTCAGTGACGGTGCGCTCATGACTTGCCCAGCTCCTCGGTCACGGCCTGGATCATGGTCGCCTTGGCCTGCTCCATGTCCATGAGCAGGGTCCCGCCGGCGGCGTTGCGATGCCCGCCTCCGCCAAAGCGGAAGGCCACGGTTTGCACGTTGGTGCTGCTTTTGGAACGCAGCGAAAATTTGATGCCCTGTTCTTCCTCGCGCAGGCTGATGGCCACCTGTACCCCGTTTACGTAGAGGACGGTGTTGACCAGTCCTTCGGTATCCTCGGGGCCTGTTCCAGTCTGCTCGAAGAGTTCACGCGTAAAGCAGATGAGGCTGATCTGCCCGTCCGCGTACAGGCGGGCCTGTTGCAGGACAGTGCCGCGCATCTGAAGCTGGCTGAGCTTTCCGGTGGATTGCTTCTGTTCGTGGAAAGGTCCGGGCAAAAGGCCCAGGCGCAGGATTTCTGCGGCCATCTCCAGGGTTTCGGGTCGGGTGTTGTTGAAACAGAAGTCCCCGGTGTCGGAAATGAGCGCCAAATAGACATATTCGCCCAGCAGGCCCACCAGCGGGACTCCCAGCTTTCGGGCCAGCATGCCGACCATTTCGCCCACCGATGACGCACGCTGTTCGACCCAATTCAGGGTGCCGAACATGGGATTGCCCAGGTGATGGTCGATGTTGAACACTTTCTTGGTCTTGAGCCACGGCGCGATGAGTTCTCCGGCCCGTTCGGCGCTGCCGCAGTCCAGAACTATGAGGTTGTCCGGCTCTTCCTCGGGCAAACGGGTCAGGATCTCGCGTTTGGGCGTGAGCCATTCAAAGCGACGGGGGATGCCGGACTCGTTGAAGAGGACCACCTTCTTGCCCAGGGCGTCGAGAAGTTCTCCCATGGCCAGCATGGAGCCCAGGGCGTCGCCGTCCGGGGAAACGTGCGCGAGGACAAGAAAATTGTCCGCGTCCCGCAGTTGCTCAGCTATCTGTTTCAGGAGGGGCATCGTACACCATGTCTTCGAGGAAGGTGTCCCACTTGAATCGCAGGTCCGGGATGCCGCGCAGGTTGAGCTCCTTGCTCAGCCGCGAACGCAGAAAACCCTTGGCATGGTAGAGCGCCTTGGTGATCTCGGGCTCTGCCGCGCGTCCGCGCAAGTGGGTGTAGAGGACCTCGGCAATGCTGAAATCCCGGTTCAGGCGCACTCCGGTGATGGTTACAAGGGCAAGGGTCGGGTCCTCGACCTCCTGAATCAGGAGCGAGGCCAGGACCTGCATGATCTGATCGCCCATCTGTATGGCGCGTCTCGAATTGCTTCTTTGCATAAAAAATCAGGCTCCAAATACGTCCATGTCGGCATGGACAAGCTCGTCGGCGGTGGAAGCTTCCACCATGGCCAGTACTTTGGACAGTCGGCTGTGTACGTGCGCCGTATCGTTGGAGACCGTGACCACCCCGAGAACCAGGACCTGATGGGAATCCTGTGATTCGGTTTCGGCCACGGCAACATTGAAGGTGTTGCGCAGCTTCTGCTTCAGGCTGTTGGCGCTTTTTCGCTTTTCCTTCAAGGAAAAAACGCCGTGCAGGCGGAATTCCAGGCGCAGGGTGCCGATGATCATGGCCGTGTACCGTTCGTAAATCCAACGTGCTGAAAAAAATGAACGGCATGGATTCCCGTCTGAGCAGGGATGACGCACCGGCCGTTCGCGTCACTTC includes these proteins:
- the rpsO gene encoding 30S ribosomal protein S15, which encodes MVLTPERKAEVVKEYGKTETDTGSPEVQVALLTERITYLTDHFKGHKKDFHSRTGLLKLVGKRRQLLNYLKNKDIQRYRDLIAKLGLRK
- the truB gene encoding tRNA pseudouridine(55) synthase TruB, with product MSAPSLKQLDGVLVLHKPGGPTSADCLNQIKRRLGQKKIGHAGTLDPMATGVLVVLLGQGTKLAGYLVDGRKTYRGRLILGQTTDSYDTQGKVLAEAPWEHLDPDAVRAEVLGWKGTISQEVPPVSAAKHQGKPLYALHRAGQEVPVKVKDVTIFDSQLLSMELPSLDFRVTCSAGTYIRSLAHSLGMRLGCGAVLSELEREASHPFTLAQAHDLEKVLESKDQLHELVLPMTQALPHWPKLVLSHEQAALVQNGAWLPTSLFPDYPAQEGDRALMLSAERAPLALMEAGMRAGVLSWAILRGLWQA
- a CDS encoding DHH family phosphoesterase codes for the protein MPLLKQIAEQLRDADNFLVLAHVSPDGDALGSMLAMGELLDALGKKVVLFNESGIPRRFEWLTPKREILTRLPEEEPDNLIVLDCGSAERAGELIAPWLKTKKVFNIDHHLGNPMFGTLNWVEQRASSVGEMVGMLARKLGVPLVGLLGEYVYLALISDTGDFCFNNTRPETLEMAAEILRLGLLPGPFHEQKQSTGKLSQLQMRGTVLQQARLYADGQISLICFTRELFEQTGTGPEDTEGLVNTVLYVNGVQVAISLREEEQGIKFSLRSKSSTNVQTVAFRFGGGGHRNAAGGTLLMDMEQAKATMIQAVTEELGKS
- the rbfA gene encoding 30S ribosome-binding factor RbfA, with amino-acid sequence MQRSNSRRAIQMGDQIMQVLASLLIQEVEDPTLALVTITGVRLNRDFSIAEVLYTHLRGRAAEPEITKALYHAKGFLRSRLSKELNLRGIPDLRFKWDTFLEDMVYDAPPETDS
- a CDS encoding DUF503 domain-containing protein — protein: MIIGTLRLEFRLHGVFSLKEKRKSANSLKQKLRNTFNVAVAETESQDSHQVLVLGVVTVSNDTAHVHSRLSKVLAMVEASTADELVHADMDVFGA